A region from the Pseudomonas promysalinigenes genome encodes:
- a CDS encoding BON domain-containing protein, protein MKKFAIAAATATALTLTMANAAFAQQSTQAPMTLAAGEMTKAKEATSDTWITTKVKSDLLTEKGIPGSDIKVETNKGVVSLSSTTAVTESQKEMAVSIAKKIKGVKAVSADGLKAE, encoded by the coding sequence ATGAAGAAGTTCGCCATTGCTGCCGCTACTGCTACCGCTCTGACCCTGACCATGGCTAACGCAGCGTTCGCCCAGCAGTCCACCCAGGCTCCAATGACCCTGGCTGCTGGCGAGATGACCAAAGCCAAGGAAGCTACCTCGGACACCTGGATCACCACCAAGGTTAAATCCGATCTGCTGACCGAGAAGGGCATCCCAGGCAGCGACATCAAGGTCGAGACCAACAAAGGTGTCGTATCCCTGTCGTCCACCACTGCTGTGACCGAATCTCAGAAAGAAATGGCCGTATCTATTGCCAAGAAAATCAAAGGCGTCAAAGCCGTTTCGGCTGACGGCCTGAAAGCCGAATAA
- a CDS encoding VOC family protein: MSDLPVRPGRLNGLRHIALLVPNLEECERFYVDVMGMKVLNRANEDLVYLTCGNDNLSLGRGAGVANGLQTLDHYGFIVDSVEELEAWFHYFKARGVTLLDKPFNHGDGARSFHILDPAGNKVQPLYHPAVSGQRLV; encoded by the coding sequence ATGTCTGATTTACCAGTTCGCCCGGGTCGCCTGAATGGCCTGCGCCACATCGCATTGTTGGTACCCAACCTTGAGGAGTGCGAGCGCTTTTATGTCGATGTAATGGGCATGAAGGTACTCAACCGCGCCAATGAAGACCTGGTGTACCTGACCTGTGGCAATGACAACCTTTCGCTGGGGCGTGGGGCAGGGGTGGCCAATGGGCTGCAGACCCTGGACCATTACGGGTTCATCGTCGATAGCGTGGAGGAACTGGAAGCCTGGTTCCACTACTTCAAGGCGCGGGGCGTGACCCTGCTGGACAAGCCATTCAACCATGGTGACGGCGCCCGCAGTTTCCACATACTCGACCCTGCTGGGAACAAGGTGCAGCCGCTGTATCACCCGGCAGTATCGGGCCAGCGGCTGGTGTAA
- a CDS encoding putative quinol monooxygenase has protein sequence MYSLFIKNRVKAGCAEAFLTAIKVNAAASVANEPGCLVFDVSQDRADADVIYLYEIYTDVDAYEAHIQTAHFRDSRPLVEPLILEQECFESDVVARNPGF, from the coding sequence GTGTACAGTCTGTTCATCAAGAATCGCGTCAAAGCTGGCTGTGCCGAGGCATTTCTGACCGCCATCAAAGTCAACGCGGCCGCCTCGGTGGCAAATGAGCCGGGTTGCCTGGTATTCGACGTCTCACAAGACCGAGCGGATGCCGATGTGATCTATCTCTACGAAATCTACACCGACGTAGATGCGTACGAAGCGCATATTCAGACTGCGCATTTTCGTGACAGCAGGCCCCTGGTCGAACCTCTGATCCTCGAGCAGGAATGCTTCGAGAGCGATGTCGTGGCCCGCAACCCGGGCTTCTGA